TCTGAAGGAGAACATGTGTCTCTTCAGTGTCGCTCTCGTCTTGGGTTTAACAAATTCAGTCTATCCAAAGAAGACGGGATGCCTGTCCCTGAGCTCTACAACGGAGTATTCCAGAACAGCTTCCTTATGGGCCCTGTGACCCCAGCACATGCAGGGACCTACAGATGTTGGGGTTCACACCCACACTCCCCCACTGGGTGGTCGGCACCCAGCAACCCCCTGGTGATCATGGTCACAGGTCAGAGGCTTTCTGTCTGGGCTTCTCACTGTCCCACCTCCTGAATCCCAGAGCTTCTGGTAGGGGTGTCCATCAGGGTCCGATCATCCAGGCCCTGACTGTATTTGGGGTAAAGGGGGATTCAGTACAGAGAAATAGGTGCTGTGGTGGGAAGAATAATTGTCCCCAGTGATGGCTACATGGTAATCCATGGACCCTGTGACTATTTATGTTATAGGGCAGGAGACTGAAGGGGAAGATGGAGCTCAGGCTGTTGATGAGTtgaccttgagatggggagaCAGCCTGGACTGTCCTGCTGTGctcagtgtaatcacaagggtcctcatgacaggaggaggaagaggagagtggGGATTAGAGCAGCGTAGTGGGAGGGAGACTCCATCAGCTACAGTGGGCTTTGAAGATGGGGGAAGGCCATAAGCCACAAAGGCAGGTGGCCTCTAAGGGCTGGAGAAGTCAAGGGAACTGATTCTTCCCTGAGTCTCTAGAGGAAACACAGCCCTGAAGacgccttgattttagcccagagAGAACTGGGTCCGATTTCTGTTCTCCAGAAGTGGAAGGGGTCATTAtattctctcctgccaccatgtttGTGATAATTTTCtccagcagcaacaggaaaccaACACAGGAACCCAGGTGAAGGACAAGTTAAGAAAGCAAACAAGGAGAAGGTTGGCTACAATGATTTTAGCACGGGTGGGATACTGATGCTACCACCAGGCTCGATCCACATAGGGAGGAGTTGATGCTCCTGGAACCAGCACCAGGGGCCACCCTATGGAAGCTGGGGCCATGGAGAAGGCACAGACATGACAGGAGAGGCTCCCAATCCCCATCAGGAACTGGGACACTGATGCCTGCCTTACTGATGAGTTAATACCTCCTGCCGGCCTTTCCAATCTGTCCAAAAGAGATTGATTCAGGCTGCTAAGAGCCTGAACATGCAGCCTGTCGTGGTTCCTCTTCCACCCCCACATAAACACCAGGAAAGAGATTAGTGGGAAAGAGATACAACAGCCTAAGAGATGACGCTAAGCACAGTGGGAAGGGAATCAGGGCTactagagacagagagacagggaagACGGAGGGAGACAGATGGAGGGACCTGCACCAGGGGTTATGGGCACAGAAAAGAACACGGAGACACAGAGAGGTAGGAGAGAGATAGACACCATGGAGCGGAAGCCTCACTTATTTCAGGTCCCATGAGTGGGATGAGAAAGGGAGACGCCTTCTGAACTCACAACCTCTCTTCTTAGGAGTCCACAGAAAACCTTCCCTCCTGGCCCACCCAGGTCCCCTGGTGAAATCAGGAGAGACGGTCATCCTGCAATGTTGGTCAGATATCAGGTTTGAGCACTTCCTTCTGCACAGAGAGGGGACCACTGAGGACCCCTTGCGCCTCGTTGGAGAGCTCCACGATGCGGGTTCCCAGGTCAACTATTCCATGGGTCCCATGACACCTGCTCTTGCAGGGACCTACAGATGCTTTGGTTCTGTCACTCACTTACCCTATGAGTTGTCGGCTCCCAGTGACCCTCTGGACATCGTGATCATAGGTGAGAGAATCCAGACCTGCCTCTCACCCTTGCTGGGACAGGGAGTGAACGATCTAGGACTGGAAGCCCCAGGTGGTCATGAGGAAGATGAGTGTGGGGTTCCTATGGAGAGAAAGTGACTTGGTGAGGTCTGTACCAACAAAGGCAGAGAAACTGGAGACACAAGTACAGACCACATGTCATAacatagaagccagacacaggGGCCACACAGGGTGttagaaaaagagataaagaggtaaagaagacacagagagacagacatgtCCCAGAAAGAGGTGTCCTTCCATGTTGACTTTGTTCAGAGACCAGGCACAGGTTAGAAGGTTCCATTCTGTTTTACCTTCACAAAGTGTTCTCTACCAGGAGAACCCAAAGAGACACATCTATCTGGCCTGAGTTGGGCCCTGTGGCCCCAGGCTTGTGGCACCTACAGATGCTGTGTTTATTCTTAAACCTCTGCCTTCCATGCAGTGGAGCTGTCATCATCCCAGGACACCATGGCCCCAGGTGAGGGAGCAGAACAGCAACCCCTGTATGCTGTGAGTTCCTGGAGTCCCCAGACTGGATTCTGAGGCTCATATTCAAATAACACCACATGTTATAGGATTGCTGAGAACAAAAGCCCACAGAGAGACACGGACTGAAATCAGGGAAATCAAAAAGCaaagacatgaacacacacacagaatgagcCAGAAGAAGGGAATTGAGAGACTCACAGACacataaagagatagaaaaagagggcAGAGAAGTGGAGCATATGATGGAAGGGAGCAAAGAAAAGCCCTAAAATCAGAGCCCTGAGGGAGGGGCACAAAAACAGGGAAAGATAAAGATGTGGGGATGGATTGCAGAGATTCCAAAAGGGAACTAGAGAGactgagaggcagagaaagacaaggagatggagagagacagatgatagatggatagatagatatagatagatgaaagataaaagatagatgatagataatagagaGATAggtgatagataaatagatgatgaATGACTGATAGATGATATAGATAGATAAGCAGATAGATAGAAAGACAGACAGATGATATATAAATAGACATAGAGAGATAGAAAGACAGATAAACACatgatgatagatggatagatgcatacatgcatacattgATTGATAGATGGTAGATAACAGAGAGATAGGTCATAGATACACAGAtgatgatagatacatacataggtAAATGATAGATCGATCAATAGATAATAGAAATATGCAGAAAGTTATGAACAAGACAGAAAGTGAGAGACtcagaattaaagaaagaggaagatcAAGTCAACCCATCCAAGGAGGGTCAGAGAgaataaaatcatacaaaaaaagaaaacatagctaGGGATGGAAAAGTGAGGTCAGAGAcctagagagacagagaaggtggAAGGAGGAAATAGACATGAAGAGAGAtgtgggtggagggtgagagagagagagcattaggtCATCGAGCAGGGGAGTGAGTTCTCAGCTCAGGTGTGAGGGGAGCTGTGACAAGGAAGAACCTCCCTGAGGAAACTGCCTCTTCTCCTTCCAGGTCTATATGGGAAACCTTCTCTCTCAGCCCAGCCTGGCCCCACAGTCCAGGCAGGAGAGAGTGTGACCTTGTCCTGCAGCTCCCGGAGGTCCTATGACATCTACCATCTATCCAGGGAGGAGGGGGGCCTTGAACTTAGGCTCCCTGCAGTGCCCAAGGTCAACGGAACATTCCAGGCAGACTTTCCTCTGGGCCCTGTCACCCACGGAGGGACCTACAGATGCTTCGGCTCTTTCCGTGACTCTCCCTACGAGTGGTCAAAGTCGAGTGACCCACTGCTTATTTCTGGGACAGGTGAGGAAAGCCCATGCCTGTCCCATGTCTTATGATCCTAGAGCCTTAGCTGAGGAACTTCCTGCTGATGATGGAAAGAAGGATGAACAGATGCAGAGAGAAGACGAAGCCTGGGTGTGAGGCCGGGGTCAGGGCACAGGATGGCAGACACGGCACCTCCAAACCCTCCTGCACGGCCTGCATGGAGGCCCGCGGCCAGGGCTCCAGGCACCCAGGCAGATGGAGAAAGCGGTCAGAATAGACCCAGAGGAGGGAGACTGGGCTCAGTTTGGGGAGATCAGAGGTTTCCTCAGCCCCTCAACCTTACCCATTTCCCAGAAGCCCCTCCTGGCCTCTCACCCACACAAAGATGTCATCACCAGCAACACCTAcacccttttctttttgtttgaaaaaatatttattgaggtgaAATATACCCATATAGCTTAccacctttaacatttttttttttgaggtggagtctagctctgtcccctatgctggagtgcagtggcacaatctcagctcactgcaacatccgcctcctgagttcaagcgattctcctgcctcagccacctgagtagatggtactacaggcacgcaccaccatgccaggctactctttgtattttgagtagagagggggtttcaccatgttggtcgagctggtctcgaactcctgaccatgtgatccaccctcatcggcctcccaaagtgctgggattacaggc
This portion of the Pongo abelii isolate AG06213 chromosome 20, NHGRI_mPonAbe1-v2.0_pri, whole genome shotgun sequence genome encodes:
- the LOC100936383 gene encoding LOW QUALITY PROTEIN: killer cell immunoglobulin-like receptor 3DL3 (The sequence of the model RefSeq protein was modified relative to this genomic sequence to represent the inferred CDS: deleted 1 base in 1 codon), with the translated sequence MSLMVVSMACVGFFLLQGAWPHVYGQDEPFLSAWPSTVVSEGEHVSLQCRSRLGFNKFSLSKEDGMPVPELYNGVFQNSFLMGPVTPAHAGTYRCWGSHPHSPTGWSAPSNPLVIMVTGVHRKPSLLAHPGPLVKSGETVILQCWSDIRFEHFLLHREGTTEDPLRLVGELHDAGSQVNYSMGPMTPALAGTYRCFGSVTHLPYELSAPSDPLDIVIIGLYGKPSLSAQPGPTVQAGESVTLSCSSRRSYDIYHLSREEGGLELRLPAVPKVNGTFQADFPLGPVTHGGTYRCFGSFRDSPYEWSKSSDPLLISGTGNPSNSWPSPTEPSSKTGNPRHLHVLIGTSVVIIPFAILLFFLLHRWCSNKKNAVVMDQEPAGNRTVNREDSDEQDPQEVTYAQLDHCVFTQRKITCPSQRPKTPPTDTIVYTELPNAEPRSKFSPAHEHHSQALKGSSREITALSQNRVASSNVPAAGI